The following nucleotide sequence is from Bombus pyrosoma isolate SC7728 linkage group LG17, ASM1482585v1, whole genome shotgun sequence.
AACATAGTGACGGTTCAAAGTGTTACAACAGACTGATCTCGAGCGCTTATTTGAGAGGGGTTTTATACCTTTATTTGAGAGGTTTTAGTCCTCCTGGAGAGGTTGTCACCTGGTGTATCTCAGAGGCGGCTATTCCTTTATTATTtggttattgtttcgatgGCTGTGGCATGCAGGATGCCGAGCCTATCCTATTACTGTTTCTGAGCGTATGACAAAATCGTAGAGGACGAATCTATAATTTCAACAGACCAATGTTTTTTTCTGGTGTattgattcaatttttctcacaTTGCAATATAAAACACCATTTNNNNNNNNNNNNNNNNNNNNNNNNNNNNNNNNNNNNNNNNNNNNNNNNNNNNNNNNNNNNNNNNNNNNNNNNNNNNNNNNNNNNNNNNNNNNNNNNNNNNNNNNNNNNNNNNNNNNNNNNNNNNNNNNNNNNNNNNNNNNNNNNNNNNNNNNNNNNNNNNNNNNNNNNNNNNNNNNNNNNNNNNNNNNNNNNNNNNNNNNNNNNNNNNNNNNNNNNNNNNNNNNNNNNNNNNNNNNNNNNNNNNNNNNNNNNNNNNNNNNNNNNNNNNNNNNNNNNNNNNNNNNNNNNNNNNNNNNNNNNNNNNNNNNNNNNNNNNNNNNNNNNNNNNNNNNNNNNNNNNNNNNNNNNNNNNNNNNNNNNNNNNNNNNNNNNNNNNNNNNNNNNNNNNNNNNNNNNNNNNNNNNNNNNNNNNNNNNNNNNNNNNNNNNNNNNNNNNNNNNNNNNNNNNNNNNNNNNNNNNNNNNNNNNNNNNNNNNNNNNNNNNNNNNNNNNNNNNNNNNGGGGCGTTTACTATGTTATGTATTgatcaaaaatttcaaatttttgttctaCACTTTTATGAATAGACCGCGgaagtttatatatttacatgtatgaAATTTAGATCTGTTGGAATGCTCagaatgtacataaaaatatataaagtatttaaaataaagtactgcttataaataattaataataaaacaataatttcacgAGAATTCTTCACACGTAAAACAgtgtacaaattatttttggtATTGCGATTGATCTAAATGAAAAAGCTAACAACTCCTATAATTGACGTTTCAGTGTAAAGAAGATAGGAAATTATcctgttgaggttattagatgtataaagagagaaacgcgtggataaattgaaagctagaaaatatactttgaatacagaagtgaaagcacaagtacgaaataataatttgagctggtccagacCGACAggctagcagtgttaccctataactgaaaatcccgaagccaacgtcacTTGTCagctgtttatggtctgcctttgTCTCAGTATTTTTTCTATAGGCTGTGGATGGCTCCTtgcttgagaaaactaaaaaggcCAGATgcagagttttcttagaagtggtgaccaCTTCAACAATATTGTTGACAATACTAGTATAGAGAAATTATTtggaaacaatttatatattaatgtacTGGTTTAGAGACAATTGATACATGAAACGATGTTAGAGTTTAATCAGTAACTCGTCAATATTGCATTTgttaaattgtttcatttattacgcGGAAATAACTTCAGAGAACTTTGGTAAAGAAATGTACTCTTTAAACTATTTAAATGGGCACTTATTATGAATGTAATTAcaccttcttttttattgtggTATTAAACCATATTAATGttcttatacttatacttatacgtTCTAAACTTATAGGCTTCTATTATCCACAAGATTTATTATTGAGTGCTAAGAAGTATAGAGTAAAAGAAAGTACCACAACGTCCTACTACACCCTCTGCTTGGTCGAGATTGGTGCAAAAGGGTTACCGAAAAATTGACTTTGACCGTGAATTTCAAGATCAAAAgatcaaatttttctgtttgcaTCGTATTCTCCTCATCACAGGCACCAACTTTGCTACGAAAACTATCAACTGAAACTCGACTATTCTCTtggaaaatgattaaataatgttaaagtTTCCTGTACAAGTCAGCACAAAGTTCAAATGGTTTTCTGATTGTGAAACTAAAAGGGAAATTATAAATGGTGTTTTATATTGCAAtgtgagaaaaattgaatcaatACGCCAGAAAAAAACATTGGTCTGTTGAAATTATAGATTCGTCCTTTACGATTTTGTCATACGCTCAGAAACAGTAATAGGATAGGCTCGACATCCTGCATGCCACAGCcatcgaaacaataaccaAATAATAAAGGAATAGCCGCCTCTGAGATACACCAGGTGACAACCTCTCCAGGAGGACTAAAACCTCTCAAATAAAGGTATAAAACCCCTCTCAAATAAGCGCTCGAGATCAGTCTGTTGTAACACTTTGAACCGTCACTATGTTGGATTTGTATAACAAATTCTATTACCATAtacaaagttcaatttcttcgccttatttgtgaaacgttcgaactgcgacgtGAGCAGATTGTCACGTAAACTTAAGGATTAGATGATAAAAACAAGAAGGTTGAGCCGTAACTACAACTATTAACTTTCCTTTCATCAAACTTTATTATGAATTCAGTAATCACAATGGAATACACACTGAATTGACACTTATAAATCACAGTTTactccaacaactttatatagaaccTAGTTACAGTGATGCGTAAGTACGCGACTGATCTAAGGNNNNNNNNNNNNNNNNNNNNNNNNNNNNNNNNNNNNNNNNNNNNNNNNNNNNNNNNNNNNNNNNNNNNNNNNNNNNNNNNNNNNNNNNNNNNNNNNNNNNNNNNNNNNNNNNNNNNNNNNNNNNNNNNNNNNNNNNNNNNNNNNNNNNNNNNNNNNNNNNNNNNNNNNNNNNNNNNNNNNNNNNNNNNNNNNNNNNNNNNNNNNNNNNNNNNNNNNNNNNNNNNNNNNNNNNNNNNNNNNNNNNNNNNNNNNNNNNNNNNNNNNNNNNNNNNNNNNNNNNNNNNNNNNNNNNNNNNNNNNNNNNNNNNNNNNNNNNNNNNNNNNNNNNNNNNNNNNNNNNNNNNNNNNNNNNNNNNNNNNNNNNNNNNNNNNNNNNNNNNNNNNNNNNNNNNNNNNNNNNNNNNNNNNNNNNNNNNNNNNNNNNNNNNNNNNNNNNNNNNNNNNNNNNNNNNNNNNNNNNNNNNNNNNNNNNNNNNNNNNNNNNNNNNNNNNNNNNNNNNAAGcgtaattcgattaattaataatacaaatgtaattgTTTCAATTGGCAAGTTGTGGTCAGATGAGAGATGCCGTTGTAAAATGTAGCATAGAAACCCCACTGAACGATACGCTGTGGTACCCGGGTTGTCCAATGATAGCTAATAGATATGTTTACAACGTTCGGAGTATAATTCCGCATGTTTTTCGTGCGTTCGtcatagatatatttttaagactTCGAGGTAGTAAACCAATGTGAGTATTCAATCGATCCTCGAACAACGAGAACAATCGTTCTGGGATAATCTCTGTCTTcatctataataaaagtaaaactgATATTTCAGAATGATGAAACTTCTCCAAACTGGCAATAAGCTGTTTACAGCGGCAGCATATTTCGCTCTGCACGAATGGACTTTCCAAAGGGATAACTGTTCCGATTTGGtgagaaaagtgaaaatgttGAAGGACAGCGATATGGTCAAACTAGATTTACGGGATTTGGATTGGGAGAAGTACGTTGCAATTAATCTGATGGGAATTAGGAAATTTATTCTGAAAGAAGACTTTAATTCAACAGCCCAACAACGGTTATCAAGGTGCATATAAAAGTATCTTCGTATAAAAAAGTaggaattaatataaatacatatattttcggTTATTTCAGGTTGTACTGGATACATCAGATCACTAAAATATTCGGTATAATGATCTCACTACTGATGATATACTGTATCGTTTATTTAccatttgcaaattatttcttctgtttaTAGTAAAGGagtataaatacaattttatgaagaagGGATTCATCATTCTCTTTATTTTGCCTTTTCACTCGTTTCCATTCTAAATACATCCACTTATgacattgtttattttttctataaaattttaataagtacGCAGGTATTTATACGCACATGATTTCAGAGCTGTAAGCAATTCATCTGCTCACTGAAtatgaacatttttccattataagGACAACAttataatgacaaaatcctGTATCATCCTCCACCAAACAAAAGCTACGACATAGTTATTCGTTGACAATAGTAATTTATCATTGAAAAGTCTACTgaacaataaacaatgatGATAGAATGTaagtatattgtaaaataagatAGTTCTAAAGTAAAACTTTTCTAAGAATCCTTCATTAGTTCTAAAGGCTCACTTTGGTTCTCAAGTTGTTTACTCACAAACCTTGTAGTTGTTTGACCAGTTGGcgttaaaatatatgatacaatCGGCGAAATAGAAACTAGATGTGACATTCAGGCTGGATAGAATACTATTTCACATAATAAGTAGTAGgtagttttttatttaaattaaatttaaatatgatatggattttcatttcatttcaatatcGCAATATACAGTGATCAATGATTTGTACGGAAATTGTATGTGGTTCATACAAGAATTGCCACGTTTATTAACAGCTCATAAATTCGTAATACGTATGCGGTTTTTATGGGAATATGGCTTTTTTTCTTACGATTTGTCTGGGAACAATCCAGCCACCGCAATGCGTATGTGATTTTCCTACGCTGCGTAAACTTGTAAGCAAATTATTTACATGTGTTGAGATTGGCTGATATAAGAAcaagtggatgaatttgtaatagaaaaattttaataaataaaggtataagtataggtacaagtataatgtataagtttATGCCGATCCATATCCTCACTCTcatagtgttacaatacaatagaatcTTAATAGATGCTACTGGTGGTTATAGTACACATCGTCGTCTTGAAacctaaaataaattaagtaattgTAATATTGAAAGTATAGAAGctgatgaatatattttaatattgaataatttgataGATTAAGAAAGAATTGTAGCGGCACAGGAGTTAAAGGACGACACGAGTCGAGAGCGACTCATGCTGTTGTTTTGCCACAGGACATTGCCTCAGCCTTGACACAGAAatgtaacgataaataaactccgggcaaGACAATGTCGTCGCTACATGTAACCGTCGAATGAAGACGAGTTCAAATTTTCCGACTTccccccgaccagtataaataaatggacGCGATCGCAAGCAGTAGGGTGTATTACACAGTGTATCACACCGAGCATCAAAAGTATCTCCGAGTATCTTATCGAGCTACGCGACGAGCATTAACGAGTATTTATTCCGCGATTTTATGTTCGTAtgttatattcataaatatgaaTTGCCAAAATTGTACTAACGACTCCGTATACGgttgtacattaatttattattttaaatatatttgacggttTCAATAACGCTCAATCTCGTTCTTTAAACCTCACGAACAATTCTCCACAGAACAATACTCACATGTGCTATTTATTAGCATATGAGTATTGGGCGgcatgaaaaataattggGTTGCTCTCAGTATACTAACGAAAAGTGTCAGCAACGAATCCGTTTTCTTAATTCAAAAGACACACCCACACCGAGTTTTCCTCCGTAATCACACAAGAACGAAACTTGTTCTCAACCGGAGAGAGCGGTCACTCTCTCCAATCTCTTTTTCAAGCACTAGAACAGTCAAATTCACTTCCTCGATTCGTATTCGTCAATCACGCTGTATCTCTTCAGTGTATTAAGTGttggaaatatacaaatttataaccCTGTAAATCGCAGCGTTATAGTACAACAATTACCCCTAATTATCCTAACCGAAATAAGGAGATCGATCAATTCGTGGTGTCGATTCTTGCAATCGTAACGgcaatttacgactcccgttggcgcacttcttcgagatcgcgtcttcccgcgaacgtgcgaaagttcAATACCAATTGGATACACTACTCCTATAGGGAAGGTAGTTGCAGGCGAAGAATGCCCTGAAGGAGACAACCGGTGTCAGGAAGACGAGGACCGGGCACATCCTTCTTGAATTATATAACAAGGTAACGGTTGgggcgggggggggggggttgCGGAGAACCTGAAAAAGGCGGTGCGTCAGGGGATGGAAATTGTTCCCTTGGCGAATAGAGAGACCCTGGAAATCAGAAATATTGACCCTATCGCCACAGAGGAAGAATTGGCGGAGAATATATCCACTGAACTGAACATAAAGGAAGAGAGGTGGATACACAGGTGAAGCCCCTAAGGATGTTGCCGTGGGGAACCCAGCAGGCGGTGGTTGTTCTGTCTGCGAGTTCTATTCCCGGGGACAGACCGACGATCAAGATTAAAACGGGATTGACGATTGCGTCGGCGAGGAATCTGCCCAACGTAGTGAGATACTACAAGTGTCACATGCTGGAGCATCCTGCGGCCAGGTATACGGTAATGAGCTCTGGTAGAGAATTATGCAGATGATGTTGACGAAGATTTCGGCGAAATGGAAGATAGCGAGGGTGGTGCTCATACTTAAACCGGGTAGAGGTCCCACGTTAACATCGTCTTTCCGACCGATCAATGTGCTTCCAGCACTTAGTAAAGTTTGGGAACACACGTTTAAGAACCTGATCGAAGAAAGCCTGAGACTGGGCCAATTTCACGATGACCAGTATGGGTTCAGGAGAAGAGTGACTACGGTGGACGCCCTGCGCCGAGTAATGGATCTTGCTGACCGGTCCAAGAGAAGAAATAGCAATCGTATATTGGCGGCAGTTGACGTGAAGAACGCGTACACCATCCTCAGCTGGAATAAGATCTTACAGGAAGCAGAATTTAGAGGGATGCCCAGGTAATTGGTGACGCTCCTCGAAAATTATCTCGAGAACAGAAAGATTATAGTAAGGACGGCAAGAGGAACGTTAAGGCGAAATGTATATGCGGGTGCCCCTCAGGGATCGATACTTGAGTCGCTGTTCTGGAATCTGGTATACGACGGTATAGTAAAGGAGTTGAAGGCGATTCCGAAAATGAATGCCGTCGTTTTTGCCGACGACTCGATGATGATTCTCGACATTGCTAAGCGGGAAGAgacaaacaataaattaagTACAGCATTGGGCGCGATCATAGCATTGGGTGGTATGCCGATACAGGATTAAAGATCGCACAGGAGAAGACTGAGGTGATACCTCGACGAGTAAGTGGATCCCCAAGGTAATGGAGATAAACGTGGAGGGGTACCTTCTGATCACGAAGCAGGAGATTAGATACCTTGGGGTGCAGGTAGATAACTGCAGAAGGTTCGGGGTTCATTTGGAGAAAGCGTGCAGTGAGACCGATACCCTTATGGGAGCATTGAGGTCGTTGCTGCCCAATGTTAACGGTCCCACCGGCTCTGCGAGGAAGCTCCATTATGGAGGCTGGGAGAGTCGGAGGTGTTCTGTGCGGTCCCTGTATGGCCTAATATGGTAGCAATGAAGAAGGATAGAATCACTCTTAAGAGGGCGCAGGGGGCCGTATTGATAAGATCATCTACGGCTTACTCGCACAATGTCCAATGTAGCACTGTGCGTGCTTACGGACACTTTGCCCATTTACTGTACGGTTCAGCTCCTGGCCGATTAATATCCTTCTTTTCAGATATTCCTTCTTTATCCATCTGCAGTCACTATACGATACCCGTTCCAGAGAAGACCCCCTGTCTTTTATGAAAGGATCAAGGCACTGGAAGAGCGTATGGAGCGTATTGAAGGGAGGAGTGGCTTTATTATCGCAGCGACAACTGGACGAAAAGGCTGGTGGAGGCCATTTTACTATGCAGATCCTGATCCTTATGCGCACTCACGAACCCGAAGCCAAGGGTGGGACTGTTGGGGTAAGTTCAGGAACCGGACCATCGGCGTTGACCGATGCCCGTTGCCTTTGGCCCTCACTTGCATGAGTCCCATCTGGAACTGTCGAGTTCGATTAGCAGGATCTCCGACCGACAGTGGCGTGGCCGTCCATCCACACCGATAGTCCCACCAATGATTAAAGTTGGAACCACGGGGATCGAGTGAAGCCCGGCGGGAGTTGCGACCCCTCGGCTCGGCCAATTTGAGTTGGACTCGTAGAGGTACTGGTTGAAGGCCAAATGTTGGCCAGACGGCCGATATGGTGTATTTGGCTTCCCCGATGGCCGTCGGCGGGTGAACAGCGTCCCAACTACTCCGGGGCCGTCCTGGAGAGACGATAGGGCTAGGAAAGAAGCCCCGTTCGACCTGAGACGAGTGAAAGCCCCTGCAGGCATAACTATTAGAGGTAGCAAGGTATGGGTACCGAGTGCGCTGGATAGGTGTGATCCCAACCCCATGGCCCTAGCGGTGCCCAGGTCCGGAAGGGTCACTTCGCCGAAGTACGCACCCGCTGCTAGGACTATGCGATGGTCATGGTGACGACGCCGAACATGCGCTGTTCCACTGCCCCAGGTGTATAAGGGAAAGGGCCGAATTGAACTTTAATAACCGACTTGGAATTTAATAACGTCGGTACATCACTGACAATTGCCACCTTGATCAGACTAGTGGTGAAAAAAGAGGACAACTGGACTAAGGTCCAGgctttatgtaataaaataataaagtccAGGCTTGCGCAAGAAAAGATCGCAGAGAGAAGAACAAGACGATAGAATAAGATTGAATAAGAAAGCGGTACTAATATGAGGCCAACTCTGAGGAAACACCGTAAGGCGGTTCCGGTGTTGGTGCTTGTACGGTTAAAGGAGCGCATAGAGGGGGGTTATTAATGGGTATAGCGACACCATCAACCGAGTCCCATATAACCAAGTGACACGGATCACTGCGTATGTGTAATAGCATTTTCCCCTCATCATTGTAGCTGTTTTCTCCTTGGTTTTGAAtcgtttctatttctcttgtagctttatttatgtaatacatTTCACCTTTATGCGTTATTTTGATTGgtggtatttgctgttgcattttgGAGTTTTATCATTTAGCAATGTTTGTTGTCCTGTCGTACTTTCACTGAAGCACAGTTTCTCACGTTTGTCTAGCTCGGATGCTCAGGCAGAATTGTCTGACATACGAGCAGTTGCAACACGATGGGTTTCGACCTTGAAATAAGGGTCAATTTAGGGATATGCTTGAGAATGAAGAGATATGCATGGTAAGCACAGTTTTTACGCTCTGGAGACTAAAATAAActattcgtataaatatttattttatatacggAAAGATAATGTTCTTTttcaagtattaaataaatatttcttttatatttgaaagaaatattttctccaaaATGTGAAATAGATGTAGCGTGTGTAtgtgaaaaagatatttgtatttctatttaaataggAACATATTAAATCGATTTCTAATATTGAGGTGCCTGTGCTGATAAGTATAGAAATAATACGTGTTAAGGGAGGTTAAGGGAGGACGTGTTAATTAATAAGGgaggaaagataaaattttttaaaaagttttcatACTTCAAAGAAAAAGTGGAGTAGTACTCAAAGGGTAAGAGAAAGAAGTGATTAATCCGAGAAAGTAAAGGTACAGAAAGAAAGTGAGAGAAAAGGCAGTTTGAAAGCAAGTTGAAATAAGAGGCTTGAGCAATAAATGAACAACGTGAAAGCGATAAACAGAAAGGACAGGTTGGTACGATAATATGAGAAAAATTAGTAAGATAAGGATAGGTGAATCGGTGCCACCTAGCGGGTGAAAAGAGAACATAGTCGGATGATAACGACGGTAAGTCAGGCAGACAAATAGATAGACACAAACATAGACAAGATAAGAAGAGATACAGTACCTTTTGCATCTTTGTGGCTCGATGCGACTGTCATACCGACTTTGAAAATCGACACTCATTTTAGCGTCCTCTACTCATAAACGACGTTCACTCGATAAAGTAGTTATTAAAGATGTGCATACTTGTATGCCTCcagagaaagaagatatttgaTCAGCAGCTGCATTTTTCGAGTACTTTATTAGTATTAGAGAAGAAATGAGAATGTTGAAGCTTATGGTTCTGATTGTTCCCGGACTAGTACTTCACAATNNNNNNNNNNNNNNNNNNNNNNNNNNNNNNNNNNNNNNNNNNNNNNNNNNNNNNNNNNNNNNNNNNNNNNNNNNNNNNNNNNNNNNNNNNNNNNNNNNNNNNNNNNNNNNNNNNNNNNNNNNNNNNNNNNNNNNNNNNNNNNNNNNNNNNNNNNNNNNNNNNNNNNNNNNNNNNNNNNNNNNNNNNNNNNNNNNNNNNNNNNNNNNNNNNNNNNNNNNNNNNNNNNNNNNNNNNNNNNNNNNNNNNNNNNNNNNNNNNNNNNNNNNNNNNNNNNNNNNNNNNNNNNNNNNNNNNNNNNNNNNNNNNNNNNNNNNNNNNNNNNNNNNNNNNNNNNNNNNNNNNNNNNNNNNNNNNNNNNNNNNNNNNNNNNNNNNNNNNNNNNNNNNNNNNNNNNNNNNNNNNNNNNNNNNNNNNNNNNNNNNNNNNNNNNNNNNNNNNNNNNNNNNNNNNNNNNNNNNNNNNNNNNNNNNNNNNNNNNNNNNNNNNNNNNNNNNNNNNNNTGTTTCGTCCAGAGCCTGCTAGTGGACTCATCAGTAAGGTATACCTAGCAGGCTCATGTCTTAGACACAATGAAGTCAACGAAGAGGCCGAGAGATGGTAATTTGCCTCTTCGACACTGTATCTAAAGTTGGAAGATTCTTCTACCACTCTCTCTTGCGACGTGTCCCATTGACCGGCTTCCCCGACTCCTGACCTGCCTCCGACCACAAAAGAAGATCAGGAGGGGAGAAATGCAGTAGGCCTTAACTCTAATAAAGTTTTAACTATAACTTAAATTGAAAGCACTGTGTAATATAGGACAACACCCTGTGAGTGTATCACTATATACTTGTCACAGCTATTGGATTTTTGAGCAATTATATACTGCTTTCTCCCAGGGCCGCCCAAGGGACCTGAGCGTCGCGAAAAATCCTCCGTTTCCTTTTCACTCAATCAATCCATCTTCTTGCCCATCGCTGGTTTCGCAAACATCTGCTGAAAACGTAATTAAACGCAACAACAATTTGTGAAAACACGAGGGAGAGATTATGGATGAGCAGTGctgaaaataaaggaaaaggagaagaggagAAGTACAGTGTTTCGTCCGAGATCTGCTAGTATGGACTCATCAGTAAGACTTTACCCCCCTAGCAGACCTTCACCTTAGACACTGGAATAGGAAAATTTATGTTGgaagttatatttattgaaacaaacaGTCAATGTGACCACTAGTGAGAAAGCATTAACATCGGTAGCCGTATATTGATGTCGATGGCCCTCTGGTGACAAGTGTAAGACGTATTCTACAAACGTTATTTAAACTAAACCATTATAATGAGTTATAAATAGATTGtacatttataggaaatttaaaagtgtaGAAATACACAGACTGCatag
It contains:
- the LOC122576877 gene encoding putative fatty acyl-CoA reductase CG5065; amino-acid sequence: MRDAVVKCSIETPLNDTLWYPGCPMIANRYVYNVRSIIPHVFRAFVIDIFLRLRGSKPIMMKLLQTGNKLFTAAAYFALHEWTFQRDNCSDLVRKVKMLKDSDMVKLDLRDLDWEKYVAINLMGIRKFILKEDFNSTAQQRLSRLYWIHQITKIFGIMISLLMIYCIVYLPFANYFFCL